In the Opitutaceae bacterium genome, one interval contains:
- a CDS encoding family 20 glycosylhydrolase, with product MKTEVSKSLTDTLFPVPRTIRMTAGAHRFPDGRIVARDISRPGILRSARRVQEALTSIGVFRELAAHPGQGQKPVVELRVDATVARPQGYRIRITKTAISLIGNDEAGLSHATTTFAQLIDGLGAPANLPCLTLTDWPDFERRGIMLDVSRDKVPTMETLLLLIDRMAGWKLNEFQLYTEHTFAYANHRTVWEKASPFTPDEILQIDAYCRDRGIELVPNQNAFGHFERWLKHEAYAHLSECPEPTDIIAWGHPRTVSRVSLCPIDPGSLQLIDELLRELLPHFSSPIVNVGCDETIDLGYGRSESRCRKIGEGRVYLDYILGLRETAARQGRTIQFWGDIIVNHPELIPEIPKDVTALVWGYEQNHPFDRECAAFKASGLQFYVCPGTSSWTTLTGRRENAVKNLESAARNGAEHGARGYLITDWGDHGHWQPLGLSYPYFAYGAALSWSANANRGVDLARVVNQTVYGDRTGRTGRALLELGLAPSLTGISPHNCTVFFQLLQAVDTPLSEHSTLKALRSGELEAARKAITGARDLLDEAKPTSRDGKRALGEIRLIIDLALHACRQGRYRLETPTGSIAEVPAKRRKTLRRELTALIRRHRRTWIKSNRPGGLEQSAERLENILAVYSRNL from the coding sequence ATGAAGACTGAAGTTTCGAAATCCCTGACCGACACCCTCTTCCCGGTTCCCCGGACGATCCGGATGACCGCGGGCGCCCATCGCTTCCCCGACGGACGGATCGTGGCCCGGGACATCAGTCGGCCCGGGATCCTCCGGAGTGCCCGCAGGGTGCAGGAAGCCCTTACGTCGATCGGCGTTTTTCGGGAATTGGCCGCCCATCCCGGCCAGGGCCAAAAGCCGGTGGTCGAGTTGCGTGTCGATGCCACAGTGGCCCGGCCGCAGGGCTACCGGATCCGGATCACAAAAACCGCCATCTCCCTGATCGGGAACGACGAAGCCGGGCTTTCCCACGCCACAACAACCTTCGCCCAGCTGATCGACGGCCTGGGTGCGCCCGCCAACTTGCCGTGCCTCACCCTGACCGACTGGCCGGATTTCGAGAGGCGCGGGATCATGCTCGATGTCAGTCGGGACAAGGTGCCGACGATGGAGACCCTTCTGCTCCTGATTGACCGGATGGCCGGATGGAAACTCAATGAGTTCCAGCTCTACACCGAGCACACCTTCGCCTACGCCAATCACCGGACGGTCTGGGAAAAGGCCAGCCCATTCACTCCGGACGAAATCCTTCAGATCGACGCCTATTGCCGCGACCGGGGCATCGAGCTCGTTCCCAACCAGAACGCCTTTGGACACTTTGAGCGCTGGCTCAAACATGAGGCCTATGCCCACCTTTCCGAGTGCCCGGAACCGACGGATATCATTGCCTGGGGTCACCCGAGGACCGTTTCCCGGGTCAGCCTCTGCCCCATCGACCCGGGTTCACTGCAACTGATCGACGAACTCCTCCGCGAACTCCTGCCCCATTTTTCCAGCCCGATCGTCAACGTTGGGTGCGACGAAACGATCGACCTGGGATATGGACGCTCGGAATCACGGTGCCGGAAAATCGGAGAGGGACGGGTCTACCTCGACTACATCCTCGGATTGCGGGAAACCGCCGCCCGGCAGGGCCGCACCATCCAGTTCTGGGGCGATATCATAGTGAATCATCCCGAGCTCATCCCGGAAATCCCGAAAGATGTCACCGCCCTGGTCTGGGGTTATGAGCAGAATCATCCCTTTGACCGGGAATGCGCCGCCTTCAAGGCCTCCGGACTGCAGTTCTACGTCTGCCCGGGCACATCGTCCTGGACCACCCTGACCGGCCGTCGGGAAAATGCGGTCAAGAACCTGGAAAGCGCCGCCCGCAACGGGGCGGAACACGGGGCCAGGGGTTACCTGATCACCGACTGGGGTGACCACGGCCACTGGCAGCCACTCGGACTTTCGTATCCATACTTTGCATACGGAGCGGCCTTGAGCTGGTCGGCCAACGCCAACCGCGGGGTCGACCTGGCCCGGGTGGTCAATCAAACCGTCTATGGCGACCGCACCGGAAGGACGGGCCGCGCCCTCCTCGAACTGGGCCTGGCGCCCTCCCTGACCGGGATCAGCCCGCACAACTGCACCGTATTCTTCCAGCTCCTCCAGGCGGTGGACACCCCTCTATCCGAACACAGCACCCTCAAGGCACTCAGGTCCGGGGAGCTGGAAGCGGCCAGGAAGGCCATCACCGGCGCCCGCGACCTCCTCGACGAAGCCAAACCCACCTCGCGCGACGGCAAACGCGCCCTCGGAGAGATCCGTCTCATCATCGACCTGGCTCTCCACGCCTGCCGTCAGGGTCGTTATCGCCTGGAAACACCGACGGGGTCCATCGCGGAGGTACCGGCCAAACGCCGGAAGACACTCCGCAGGGAATTGACGGCCCTGATCCGCCGTCACCGCAGGACCTGGATCAAGTCGAACCGGCCGGGCGGCCTCGAGCAAAGCGCGGAGCGGCTGGAGAATATCCTGGCGGTTTATTCACGCAACCTCTGA
- the epsC gene encoding serine O-acetyltransferase EpsC has translation MTMEEIKTALLESYEKFGGINHLDGVDLPSEESVHRLASDMMHLLFPGFFEQATLTKQEVPAVTEKRLAAVHDRLCKNIAKAMRFGGHANPAATAEEKCIALFSAFPEIRRIIQTDVEAAYLGDPAARSLEEIILAYPCVLVISIQRIAHELYRLQVPLIPRMLTEYAHERTGADIHPGAQIGSHFFIDHCTGVVIGETAEIGHHVKIYQGVTLGAKSFELDEHGNPVKGVKRHPNIEDHVTLYPGATILGGRTTIGHHSTIGSNVWLMKSVPPESIVYYQGEMMSIVRDRKDPRKSNEPPGGGEWII, from the coding sequence ATGACCATGGAAGAAATCAAGACCGCGCTGCTCGAATCCTACGAGAAATTCGGCGGAATCAACCACCTCGACGGGGTGGATCTCCCCTCGGAAGAATCCGTCCACCGCCTGGCCTCGGATATGATGCACCTGCTCTTTCCGGGGTTCTTCGAGCAGGCCACCCTGACGAAACAGGAGGTTCCCGCCGTAACGGAGAAACGGCTGGCGGCCGTTCACGATCGCCTCTGCAAGAACATTGCCAAAGCCATGCGCTTTGGGGGTCATGCCAACCCCGCCGCCACCGCTGAAGAGAAGTGCATCGCACTTTTCAGCGCCTTTCCGGAAATCCGGCGGATCATCCAGACCGATGTCGAGGCGGCCTACCTCGGTGATCCGGCCGCCCGCAGTCTGGAGGAGATCATCCTCGCCTACCCCTGCGTGCTCGTCATCTCGATCCAGCGGATTGCTCATGAGCTCTACCGGCTGCAGGTGCCGCTCATTCCGAGAATGCTGACCGAATACGCCCATGAACGCACCGGGGCAGACATCCATCCCGGTGCGCAGATCGGATCCCATTTCTTCATCGATCATTGCACGGGCGTGGTCATCGGTGAGACCGCCGAGATCGGCCATCACGTCAAGATCTACCAGGGCGTCACTCTCGGGGCCAAGTCCTTCGAACTCGACGAACACGGGAACCCGGTCAAAGGCGTCAAGCGCCATCCCAATATCGAAGACCATGTGACCCTTTATCCGGGAGCCACCATTCTGGGCGGTCGCACGACCATCGGGCACCACTCGACCATCGGCTCCAATGTCTGGCTTATGAAATCCGTCCCTCCGGAGAGCATCGTCTACTACCAGGGTGAGATGATGTCGATCGTCCGCGACAGGAAGGATCCCCGCAAGTCGAACGAACCGCCCGGAGGCGGTGAATGGATCATCTGA
- the dapF gene encoding diaminopimelate epimerase has translation MKINFTKMHGAGNDFVVIDNLERRLQLSIGQIRFLCDRRFGVGADGLLLLEPAAADGVDATMIYYNADGSGAEMCGNGARCFSAFAFARNLGKGGRIRFATDAGVVGAERVDGLYRIELTPPSSLVRGRAIELKEGSAVIHSVNTGVPHAVRFVDDVAQVDIRALGPEIRYHADFAPKGTNVNVAQVQADGLVRIRTYERGVEDETLACGTGVTAVGIMAHFVHGVERPVRVQVAGGDVLQVDFEKDDGGIRQVTLTGPAVAVFTGSVEV, from the coding sequence ATGAAGATCAACTTTACCAAGATGCACGGCGCCGGAAACGACTTCGTGGTCATCGACAACCTCGAGCGGAGACTCCAGCTGTCCATCGGGCAGATCCGCTTTCTCTGTGATCGGCGTTTCGGCGTGGGGGCGGACGGCCTGCTCCTGCTGGAGCCCGCCGCGGCCGACGGGGTGGACGCGACGATGATCTACTACAACGCCGACGGATCGGGCGCGGAAATGTGCGGCAATGGCGCCCGCTGCTTCAGTGCCTTTGCCTTCGCGCGAAATCTCGGAAAAGGCGGCCGCATCCGCTTCGCCACAGATGCCGGCGTGGTCGGTGCCGAGAGGGTGGATGGTCTCTACCGCATTGAGCTGACCCCGCCGAGTTCCCTCGTCCGGGGCCGGGCGATCGAACTGAAGGAAGGATCAGCCGTCATCCATAGTGTGAATACCGGCGTGCCCCACGCCGTCCGTTTCGTCGACGACGTCGCCCAGGTCGATATCCGTGCGCTTGGACCGGAGATCCGCTACCACGCCGATTTCGCGCCGAAAGGCACCAACGTGAACGTCGCCCAGGTCCAGGCCGACGGCCTCGTCCGGATCCGCACTTATGAGCGCGGGGTCGAGGATGAGACCCTCGCCTGCGGCACCGGGGTCACCGCCGTCGGAATTATGGCCCACTTCGTCCATGGAGTGGAGCGCCCGGTCCGGGTCCAGGTGGCCGGAGGGGACGTCCTGCAGGTCGACTTCGAGAAGGATGACGGCGGCATCCGCCAAGTGACCCTGACCGGTCCGGCCGTCGCCGTTTTCACCGGATCAGTGGAGGTTTGA
- a CDS encoding quinone-dependent dihydroorotate dehydrogenase, whose product MGSLYEKLFRPILFCLEAERAHELSVNGLRLVGAIPGLVPVFRSRARRQSWGGRIKVFGVTFPNRVGLAAGYDKNAVCWRGLSALGFGHVEVGTLTFRPQPGNPRPRLFRYPAQEAIINRMGFNNEGAERAAARLAKAPPPGRRPMPIGVNIGKSKVASLDEAVEDYLGSFRLLARHADYLVVNVSSPNTPDLRKLQDAERLRMLLGALTRANDAGTAGHGRSRCPLLVKIAPDLTWREIDDVLGIIDELGLDGIIATNTTLARPGPFAGVDQAGGLSGAPLTRAATGIIRYISRSTEGRLPIIGVGGIMDGRTAAEKIDAGATLVQVYSGMIYRGPSMPIELARAVSSK is encoded by the coding sequence ATGGGATCCTTATACGAGAAGCTGTTTCGTCCGATTCTCTTCTGTCTTGAAGCGGAAAGAGCACATGAGCTGTCGGTAAATGGCCTTCGATTGGTCGGGGCCATCCCGGGACTTGTCCCTGTTTTTCGGTCCCGGGCCCGACGTCAGAGTTGGGGCGGTCGGATCAAGGTGTTCGGCGTGACCTTTCCCAATCGGGTCGGTTTGGCGGCCGGCTACGACAAGAATGCGGTGTGCTGGCGAGGGCTTTCCGCCCTGGGCTTCGGGCATGTCGAGGTTGGAACCCTCACCTTCCGACCGCAACCGGGGAATCCCCGGCCACGGCTTTTCCGCTACCCGGCGCAAGAAGCCATCATCAATCGGATGGGATTCAATAATGAGGGTGCTGAACGTGCGGCGGCACGGCTGGCCAAGGCACCTCCGCCTGGCCGCCGCCCGATGCCGATCGGTGTGAATATCGGCAAGTCGAAGGTAGCCTCGCTCGACGAGGCGGTCGAGGATTACCTGGGTTCCTTCCGGCTCCTGGCCCGACACGCCGACTATCTGGTGGTCAACGTGAGCAGTCCGAACACCCCGGACCTGCGCAAGCTTCAGGATGCCGAACGCCTGAGGATGCTGCTGGGGGCCCTCACCCGCGCCAATGATGCCGGCACGGCGGGTCATGGCCGGAGCCGTTGTCCACTTCTGGTCAAGATCGCTCCGGACCTCACCTGGCGAGAGATTGACGATGTGCTCGGGATCATCGACGAACTGGGTCTCGATGGTATTATTGCGACCAATACGACCCTGGCCCGGCCGGGCCCGTTTGCCGGGGTCGATCAGGCCGGGGGATTGAGCGGGGCTCCACTGACCAGGGCCGCCACGGGGATCATCCGCTATATTTCCCGCTCGACCGAGGGAAGGCTGCCGATCATTGGAGTGGGCGGGATCATGGACGGCCGGACCGCGGCTGAGAAAATCGATGCCGGCGCTACGCTTGTCCAGGTCTACTCGGGGATGATCTATCGGGGACCTTCGATGCCGATCGAACTGGCCCGGGCGGTATCGTCGAAATAG
- the hemB gene encoding porphobilinogen synthase, with the protein MNAKFKLDLPVRPRRLRQSATLRRMVTETVLRVDDLIAPLFVREGGGTPEPVGSMPGVERHGLETLVETCRLFEDLGIPAVALFPCLASELKDDDGSHALDEDGLVLRAVRAVRAACPDLLVITDIALDPYTTHGHDGLLTGDGRDVANDPTVDVLARMAVLHASCGVSLVAPSDMMDGRVGAIRSALDEAGHVDTGILAYSAKFASGYYGPFRDAVGSARPAMSPYLDKGTYQLNPANRREALTEIDLDVGEGADILMVKPAGPYLDIIREVRDRTNLPVAAYQVSGEYAQIHAASRLGWLDYERCRDESLLAIKRAGADLILTYFAREVAEKLGR; encoded by the coding sequence ATGAATGCCAAGTTCAAGCTCGATCTCCCCGTTCGACCCCGACGTCTGCGACAATCAGCGACTCTTCGTCGCATGGTCACGGAAACCGTTCTGAGGGTTGACGACCTGATCGCCCCGCTCTTTGTCCGAGAGGGCGGTGGAACCCCTGAACCTGTCGGTTCCATGCCAGGGGTCGAGCGGCATGGCCTGGAGACCCTGGTCGAAACCTGTCGCCTGTTCGAAGATCTGGGCATTCCGGCGGTCGCGCTCTTCCCCTGCCTGGCCAGTGAACTGAAAGATGACGACGGTTCGCATGCCCTGGACGAGGATGGTCTCGTCCTGAGGGCGGTCCGAGCCGTCCGGGCTGCCTGTCCGGACCTTCTCGTCATAACCGACATCGCCTTGGATCCCTACACCACGCACGGTCATGACGGCCTCCTGACCGGGGATGGCCGAGACGTGGCGAATGACCCGACCGTGGATGTGCTTGCCCGGATGGCGGTGCTCCACGCCTCCTGCGGCGTTTCGCTGGTGGCGCCATCCGACATGATGGACGGGAGAGTGGGCGCCATCCGGTCGGCTCTCGATGAGGCCGGGCATGTTGATACCGGCATCCTGGCCTATTCCGCAAAGTTCGCTTCGGGCTATTACGGACCGTTTCGGGATGCGGTGGGAAGTGCCCGTCCCGCGATGAGTCCCTATCTCGACAAAGGAACCTATCAGCTCAACCCGGCCAACCGCCGCGAGGCGCTCACCGAAATCGATCTGGATGTGGGGGAGGGAGCGGACATCCTGATGGTCAAACCGGCGGGACCCTACCTCGACATCATTCGGGAAGTCCGGGATCGGACGAATCTGCCGGTGGCGGCCTACCAGGTCTCAGGCGAATATGCCCAGATCCACGCGGCCTCGCGCCTCGGCTGGCTCGATTATGAGCGTTGTCGCGACGAATCCCTGCTTGCGATCAAGCGGGCAGGAGCCGACCTGATCCTGACTTATTTCGCCCGGGAAGTTGCGGAGAAGCTGGGAAGGTAA
- the cysS gene encoding cysteine--tRNA ligase, translated as MSVQLYDSLSRQVRLLKPEDGQTYRFYCCGPTVYGPAHIGNFRAFIVQDVLRRTLEVSGLKTLHVRNLTDVDDKTIAAANREGSSLRQVTDRWTDLFHRDCELLGLLPPHAEPRATEHIDVQIEMIARLVDGGHAYATEEGSVYFRVSSFEGYGALSRLKEREITHDHAPAGSGRMDADEYDRDSISDFVLWKSHKPTDGTVFWDSPWGPGRPGWHIECSAMSRVYLGDTFDLHAGGVDLMFPHHENEIAQSEASNGKPFARHWMHNAHLMVEGQKMSKSLGNLHTPEDAIARGYSARALRYVLISGHYRQPLNFTWASMDAATSAIRRIDRAAAQLAQVSGRPINEANRATEASPALDGDFGGLTPAWQALCDDLNVPAALGAFFKSLPALEAVTVADEAASAQECLHKFLFALGLPPRAAERIEAPDSVVRLANERWAAKQARDFATADRLRAELAEAGWKSLDRKDGFDLEKI; from the coding sequence ATGTCCGTGCAGCTTTACGATTCACTCAGTCGCCAAGTCCGCCTCCTCAAGCCCGAGGACGGTCAGACCTATCGATTCTACTGCTGCGGCCCGACGGTTTATGGCCCGGCCCACATCGGCAATTTCCGGGCCTTCATCGTTCAGGACGTCCTTCGCCGGACGCTTGAGGTTTCGGGCCTGAAGACCCTTCACGTCCGCAACCTGACGGATGTTGACGACAAGACGATCGCCGCCGCCAACCGCGAAGGATCCTCCTTGAGACAGGTCACGGATCGCTGGACCGACCTGTTTCACCGCGATTGCGAGCTTCTCGGGCTCCTTCCTCCCCATGCGGAACCCCGGGCCACCGAACATATCGATGTCCAGATCGAGATGATCGCCCGTCTGGTTGACGGCGGACATGCCTATGCCACCGAAGAAGGCTCCGTCTATTTCAGGGTATCGTCATTTGAGGGGTACGGTGCCCTTTCCCGTCTGAAAGAACGGGAAATCACCCACGATCATGCCCCGGCCGGGAGTGGCCGGATGGATGCCGACGAATACGATCGCGACTCGATCAGCGATTTCGTGCTCTGGAAATCTCACAAACCGACCGACGGCACCGTGTTCTGGGACAGCCCCTGGGGACCCGGCCGGCCCGGATGGCACATCGAGTGCAGTGCAATGAGCCGGGTCTACCTCGGAGACACCTTCGATCTGCATGCAGGCGGGGTCGACCTGATGTTCCCGCACCACGAAAACGAGATAGCCCAGAGCGAGGCCAGCAATGGAAAGCCCTTTGCCCGGCATTGGATGCACAATGCCCATCTCATGGTGGAGGGTCAGAAGATGAGCAAGAGTCTGGGCAACCTGCACACACCCGAGGATGCCATCGCCCGTGGCTATTCGGCCCGCGCCCTGCGCTATGTCCTGATAAGCGGCCACTACCGGCAACCGCTCAACTTCACCTGGGCTTCGATGGATGCGGCGACCAGCGCGATCCGGCGCATCGACCGGGCAGCCGCCCAACTGGCACAGGTGTCCGGCCGGCCAATCAACGAGGCCAACAGGGCCACGGAAGCCTCACCCGCTCTGGACGGGGATTTCGGAGGACTCACCCCCGCCTGGCAGGCCCTCTGCGATGATCTCAATGTTCCGGCCGCACTCGGAGCCTTTTTCAAGAGTCTTCCCGCTCTTGAGGCCGTCACCGTCGCCGACGAGGCCGCCAGCGCTCAGGAGTGCCTGCACAAATTCCTTTTCGCGCTCGGACTGCCTCCTCGTGCGGCCGAACGCATCGAGGCACCGGACTCCGTGGTCCGCCTCGCCAATGAACGGTGGGCGGCCAAGCAGGCCCGCGACTTTGCCACAGCCGATCGTCTCAGGGCCGAGCTGGCCGAAGCCGGCTGGAAAAGCCTCGACCGCAAGGATGGCTTCGACCTCGAGAA